From Andrena cerasifolii isolate SP2316 chromosome 12, iyAndCera1_principal, whole genome shotgun sequence, a single genomic window includes:
- the LOC143375343 gene encoding uncharacterized protein LOC143375343, whose product MYEAEAEPAICPKRQTYGPSKKQDRKRKKSQHAPVGGHPKQDRRRSSRGKKISEEAAEDPRKKQLVKRLSKLSKLALKAVASMPVEEEGYDSRMITEEPGRRIKRKQKVLFVLPKPCKSEVCQPKVCCWRDSRRKKGKKRRSGNVSVSVSVTGLMDTSSLRLPKTRRGSRRSLILREMLDPPSVLVHEVERAKRELKEAIPPRDRPIRRIDRTPVCRLKKSSRKRTLHRFKGIQKKESVDEDAKTEEPIDGEGRRKEIVIVDPCSPKKTKDIAEEFSKILDIPVPESIEEEVEGRTYFEEPEAARGRAYPRISEFQSGE is encoded by the exons ATGTACGAGGCCGAGGCTGAGCCAGCCATCTGCCCAAAACGCCAGACGTACGGTCCGTCGAAGAAGCAGGATCGAAAACGAAAGAAGTCGCAGCACGCGCCAGTCGGCGGCCACCCGAAGCAAGACCGCAGGAGGAGTAGCCGAGGGAAGAAGATTTCAGAGGAGGCAGCGGAAGACCCCAGAAAGAAGCAGCTGGTGAAACGACTTAGCAAGCTCTCGAAGCTTGCGCTGAAAGCGGTTGCTTCTATGCCGGTAGAAGAGGAGGGCTACGATAGCAGAATGATAACAGAGGAGCCTGGGAGGAGGATCAAACGCAAGCAGAAGGTGTTGTTCGTGTTACCTAAACCCTGCAAGAGCGAGGTCTGCCAGCCGAAGGTCTGCTGCTGGAGGGACAGCAGGcgaaagaagggaaagaagaggcGGAGTGGGAACGTGTCTGTCAGCGTCTCTGTGACCGGGCTGATGGATACCTCGTCGCTGAGGTTGCCGAAGACGCGCCGTGGTAGCAGGAGAAGCCTCATTCTCAGGGAAATGCTAGACCCGCCTTCCGTGCTGGTGCACGAAGTCGAGAGGGCCAAGCGAGAACTCAAGGAAGCTATACCGCCGAGAGACAGACCGATAAGGCGCATCGATAGGACACCGGTCTGCAG gctgAAAAAGAGCAGTCGGAAGCGAACACTGCACAGATTCAAGGGCATCCAAAAGAAGGAGTCAGTGGACGAGGACGCGAAGACAGAGGAGCCGATCGATGGTGAAGGACGAAGAAAGGAGATAGTTATCGTGGACCCTTGCAGCCCTAAGAAGACGAAGGACATCGCCGAGGAGTTCTCCAAGATCCTGGATATCCCCGTGCCGGAATCGATCGAGGAGGAAGTTGAGGGCAGGACTTACTTCGAGGAACCCGAAGCAGCTCGCGGCAGAGCTTATCCACGAATTTCGGAGTTTCAGTCGGGCGAGTGA